The region ACCCGTAAAAGTGTGGGCCTGAAACTGTGCAATTTGCTGCTCCAGGTCCGTGACATACTCGCAGTGAATGAAAGGATCTGCCTCACCTGTGATGGCCAGTGACGGGATCTGAGCTTGCTGTAACAACGCAACTTCATCGCATATTGGCCCGCTCTGCAGACCTGCCAGGATCCCTTCGCGCACACCGGGCTGAGTCAGTTCAACACTGTGCGACACTTTCAGCCACTGTGCCAAAGAAACTTGCTCTTTATTGACGAACAGACCACACACCTGCTCAACATCCTCATCGCTCAATTCAGAGCGAAAAATACGCCCCTGAGATGGCTCTTCTTTAAACGCTTGCGCAGCAGTATCGGCTGAAAATGGTGGTGCGCCTACCAGTACGACGCCTTTCACCTGAGGTAAGTGAGGCAAAGCATCCAGTGCCACGTGTCCCCCAGGCTGTGGCCAATGATGACACATTCATCCAGCTGCAATGCACCGATGAAATCACGTAATTGAGTCACACATCCGGCAAAGCTGTAAGCATCACTCTGATGTGCAGCAGACGACTCACCATGGCCAAGAAAATCCACAGCCAGACAATGAAAATGCGCACCGAAGTAGTTCATCTGGGCGTCAAACGCCGCCGCTTGCGAAGAGTTCCCATGCAAAAATATCAAAGTGGGGCCACGTCCGGTCGACTCCAGATAACTGATGGTGCCCTGGGAGGTGGTGAGTCTAGCTCGCTTCATGATAAATCTCCTGATATTGTTCGATAAACGCGCTCACCTGACGACTAAACAGCGCATTAATTTGCTGTGCCATCGCCGTTGACATCAGAGGCTCACAGTAAGTGAAGACACAGTTCAACCTGTGCCCTGAGGTTGCCAGGTGACATGCAATCCCAACGTTTCCGGCATTGCGATTGGCAAAATTGGCATACTCCCGAACAACCACGCCGTGTCGGGCGGTATCAAACTGCACCACACCATGGTTGGTCATGGCAAAATCACAGCCAAAGCGTGACGGGTTGTCCGCACTCTGGCGTAACCGGAGCAAAGATTGCTCATCCATTGGCGGCACATAGCCAAGCTCAGCATCAATCGTTTGTGCTAACTGCTGATCAAATTGACGAGCAAAAGTTGGCCAGTTCGTGCTGCCAGGCATATCCAAAGCACTGACGGCAATCAAACACCCAAGTGCAGAAGAGGCGCTTTTTACTGAGGTACGCTGCCTGAGTGAGATAGCCATTAACAGGCGTAACTTGCCTGTGCTGTGCACCTGTTTAATGGCCTGAGTCAAAATGTATGTCAGGACCGTATTGAGCGCACTGTCACTGTGTTTGGCAATGGCTTTCAGTGCAACCAAAGCGTCTTGTTCAATGGTTTGTCGGCAAAACCGGGTGTGTCGCTGGGCCGGTTTTGCCTGGGTGACAACGGGCCACCCCATGTGGGATGGCAGGGTCGCAGCAGTACCTCGCGCCCGCTCCAGCTGAGATTCAATCGCCGGTGCAAGTTCACTGCGCTCGCTATGTGTCAGGTTGTGATAACAATGCAGCAACTGGTCAAGCAGGTAGGCCAGACTGTGACCATCTACCAATGCATGGTGACAAGTCAGGGCAATGTGGCTTATCGCCGTATCCTGCTGCTGGATAAGCAGAACAGAGCACAATTGCCGCTGCGGCTGTAATGGCGTGTTCAACACCGCCTGGATCAACGACTCCAGAGCCTTGTCATGTGCAACTTCCGCCAAATCTAGCTCGTGCAGCTGCCCAACTGCAGGCGCCTCTGTAAAAGCATCCTGCTGATTATTCAGTGTCAACATCAGTGCCGGATTAAGCTGTAACCAGCGTGTCATCGCTTTAGCCAGCCTTGTCTCGTCGAGCTGTTGTCCAAGTGTCAGTAAAGACGTTGTCTGAGCATTCCCCTGCACATCGTGCAGAGTTGCCATTTTTCGCTCTAAAGTGCCAAGTGCTCTTATTTCATTCATGATCAGGCACTCTCAGCCAGTAACAGTGTGTCATTTAAAAAACGGCTGCACTGTATTTCATTGCCACTGAAGGCAATGATCTTATCGGGCCGGACCAGTACACACTCGGCCTCAGGATCAAATTGATGTGCCACTGTGTCTCGTTGACATACCTGGATCCGAGCCTGTTCACCTGAATACGCCACTTGTTGAGCCAAACGCTCCGCGCATGCAGCATCACTGGCAAACAAGGTGTATCCAGTGCCCTGGTGCCGATAACCTTGCAGATCAAGGGGTAAATAAATACGGCCTACACCTTTGACTGACTCAGTTGCAGCATAATCAAGCTGATAACCAGCCGCCGCCTGAACAAATTGGCGAATAAAGGGACGATTTTTCTGTTTGGGCGTAAATAGCGCTTCGTCATCTGCCGAGTGCCGGTCAAGACGCGCGATCAGCGAGGTATTTTTATCAGTCAGGCGCAGTAACGATTTGGCGTTCTGGCGGCGCTCTGTGTCATAGCTATCTAACAGCACGTCTGGCGCTTCGCCTTTAGCTACCTGAGCCAACTTCCAGGCCAGATTATACGCATCTCCAATGCCTGTATTCATACCAAAACCACCGATCGGGCTGAACAAGTGACAGGCGTCGCCGCAGATAAACACATTGCCACGTCTGAACTGGCTGGTTTCACGATTATAAAAGGGGGCTGAGGAAATCCAGCTGGGTTCGAAAATCTCCAGATCAGGATCAAGGCGCCGTAAATAGGCCTGGATCAGGTCAAAGTCGATGGTCTGCTTAGGGTCAAACGCCCCGGAAACCTTAATAACAATTCGGTGATAGCCCTCGGTCAGTGGCAGCAAAATAAAGAACCCATCTTCGCTGACCATGTAATAGCTCTGACTGGTGTCACGGTTCCAGCGCACCTTCACATCCGCCAGAACAAAATGCATATCATAATCGTACCCACTGAAGGGTAATTTGAGTAACTCCCGGGTACGACTGCGCGCGCCATCACAGCCAACCACATAATCATAGGTATCTTTATATACTTGGCCATCTCGGGACAGCGTCACCTGTACCTGAGCACCCTGCTGCTGCAAATCGACCAGCGCCGTGCCACGTTCCACCTCACAGCCCATTTCGGCCATACGCGCCTGCAATGCTGCTTCGGTATCTGGTTGTGGCAGCATCAAAAAGTACGCAAAGCGACTGTTCAGTTGTTTAAAGTCCAGCTTAAACAAACGCTGACCTTCATAAATTAAGTTTACACTCTGGTTTTGTTTGCCACGTGCAAGCAACTGCTCCGTCACGCCCAAATCATCCAGAATATCTAACGAAGCCGGGTTCACACTCAGCGCTTTAGAACCGGACCCGGCAGCCACACGTGAATCAATCACGGTTGCATCAACGCCTAAACGTTTGAGTTGTAGCGCCAGCACCATGCCTGTTGGTCCGGCCCCTACAATTAAGACTTGCTTAACCATTACACATACTCTTTTGTTGAGGGGCACCCAAACCTGGGTGCCGGAACTTAGAATTACAGGTTAGTGCCTGCCAGAATCGCTTCCGGGTAGCGCTCACCCGCAACATTGTCGCGAGAGAACAACTCATCCAGAGACGTAATGATCGAGTCAGACAGGGTGACGTTCTGTGCCGCGAAATTGTCGCGCAGATATTTCACGCGTTTGGTGCCTGGGATAACATGGACGTTTTCATGACGGCTCAGTAGCCACGCCAGTGCAACCTGGCCTGTTGAGCAACCCAGCTCGCGACTGATCTCTTCCACTTTATTAACCAGCGCCAGGTTAGTGTCGATATTTTCTTTCTGGAAGCGAGGGAGTTTGGCGCGGAAATCTGAAGCCACATCCGCCTGCTCGATTTGTTCTTTACTGATCTGCCCGGTTAAGAAACCACGCCCCAGCGGGCTGTAAGCGATAAACTGCACACCCAAGTCAATACAGGCAGGCAGGATCTCAGTTTCAATATCACGGCTCCACAGTGAATACTCACTCTGCAGTGCTTCAACCTGGTGTACCTGGTTTGCACGACGCAGTGTATCGGCAGAGACTTCAGACAGACCAATGGCCTTAATCTTGCCCTCTTTAACCAGCTCAGCCAGTGCTTCCATAGGCTCTTCGATAGGCACATTCGGGTCACGGCGGTGCATATAATAAATGTCCAGCGCTTCGAGGTTCATACGCTTCAGAGACGCCTCGCACGCTGCTTTGACATATTCTTTGCTGTTATCAATGATCAGGTTGTATTTGTCGTTTGGATCGCGGCGAATACCAAATTTTGAGGCAAAGACGATATCATCACGCTTACTACCAATGTCACTGACAAACTGGCCCAGCAACGATTCGTTGTGACCCTGACCATACATATCCGCAGTATCGAAATGGTTATAACCCATATCCAGCGCAGCGTGCAGCGTTTCCAGAGATTGCGCATCATTACGCTCACCGTAGAACTCACTCATTCCCATACAGCCTAAGCCAATTGGAGATACCAGTTTGTTTGCTAGTCGTTTAGACATAATTCTCTTCCATTTTAGTTAAGTTAAATTGTGTTCAATTACATTACCTGGATGCCAGAAAGCGCCTCCCGCTGTACGGTGCTTCTTTCTGGTTATCCTGCTGTGGTTATCCAGTTGCGTTTATTGTTGATTAAAATTAGTGGCAGACGTACTGCCTGAACGTACAGTTCTGATCAGAAATCGTGGTGAATACTTCATACCCGACGTCCTGATTTGCAATCAGAGTTGGCGCCAGCGGATCCACCAAAAACCCTTTATTAACAGCACCTAACATAGGGAAGTCACTGAGGTCATCACCAAAAGCCAGGCAAGCATCGGCAGAGATCTGGTGCTGACATAAAAACTGCGCGATAAAATGTGCCTTCCCCTGACCTATGCTCGGCAGGTCATCCAGCTCGCCTGTATAGCGTCCATCTTTTTGCTGTTGAGGCGCACACAACACATCACTGACCTGCCACAATGCCGCAAAAGGTGCCAGCAGGTGATACCCGGATCCGGAGACCAAAATGGTGTTATACCCGGCTTGCTGTAATGCCTTCAGTGCAGCCAGCGGAGCCGGCTTAATGTAGGCATCAGGCTTGGGTAACGTGGTAAACCACAGTTGTGCTGCCTCAGCAAACGCACTGACTGCAACCCCCTCAAATAAGGTGTAGTAAAAGCGATTGATTTCACTGCGTGGACGCTGTGCTGCAAATAAGCGCTCCAAGCGCTCGCGCCAGGCTCCGAAACGTTCAGCCGGAACCAAAAGCGCGTTGTCCTGTAAAAAATCGGCGAATGAAAACATACTTTTCAGGTCGATAAGCGTGTTATCGACGTCAAAGAACGCGCAGGGTCTCTGCGCGATGACGTTAGGCTGCCACATCACAGACCGCTCCTTGCTCTGCCAATGCCGTTTGCAGGTGCTCCACCGCCTGCTTGGCCATGCTGCCTTCTTTGCGAGACAGGAATTTCTCCGGGTAGGTACTGAACTTGGTCTTCACACGGGCACAATCCTGGCCGTTCTGCGATAAGGTCATC is a window of Pseudoalteromonas sp. R3 DNA encoding:
- a CDS encoding alpha/beta fold hydrolase; its protein translation is MKRARLTTSQGTISYLESTGRGPTLIFLHGNSSQAAAFDAQMNYFGAHFHCLAVDFLGHGESSAAHQSDAYSFAGCVTQLRDFIGALQLDECVIIGHSLGDTWHWMLCLTYLR
- a CDS encoding condensation domain-containing protein, whose amino-acid sequence is MNEIRALGTLERKMATLHDVQGNAQTTSLLTLGQQLDETRLAKAMTRWLQLNPALMLTLNNQQDAFTEAPAVGQLHELDLAEVAHDKALESLIQAVLNTPLQPQRQLCSVLLIQQQDTAISHIALTCHHALVDGHSLAYLLDQLLHCYHNLTHSERSELAPAIESQLERARGTAATLPSHMGWPVVTQAKPAQRHTRFCRQTIEQDALVALKAIAKHSDSALNTVLTYILTQAIKQVHSTGKLRLLMAISLRQRTSVKSASSALGCLIAVSALDMPGSTNWPTFARQFDQQLAQTIDAELGYVPPMDEQSLLRLRQSADNPSRFGCDFAMTNHGVVQFDTARHGVVVREYANFANRNAGNVGIACHLATSGHRLNCVFTYCEPLMSTAMAQQINALFSRQVSAFIEQYQEIYHEAS
- a CDS encoding FAD-dependent monooxygenase yields the protein MVKQVLIVGAGPTGMVLALQLKRLGVDATVIDSRVAAGSGSKALSVNPASLDILDDLGVTEQLLARGKQNQSVNLIYEGQRLFKLDFKQLNSRFAYFLMLPQPDTEAALQARMAEMGCEVERGTALVDLQQQGAQVQVTLSRDGQVYKDTYDYVVGCDGARSRTRELLKLPFSGYDYDMHFVLADVKVRWNRDTSQSYYMVSEDGFFILLPLTEGYHRIVIKVSGAFDPKQTIDFDLIQAYLRRLDPDLEIFEPSWISSAPFYNRETSQFRRGNVFICGDACHLFSPIGGFGMNTGIGDAYNLAWKLAQVAKGEAPDVLLDSYDTERRQNAKSLLRLTDKNTSLIARLDRHSADDEALFTPKQKNRPFIRQFVQAAAGYQLDYAATESVKGVGRIYLPLDLQGYRHQGTGYTLFASDAACAERLAQQVAYSGEQARIQVCQRDTVAHQFDPEAECVLVRPDKIIAFSGNEIQCSRFLNDTLLLAESA
- a CDS encoding aldo/keto reductase; translation: MSKRLANKLVSPIGLGCMGMSEFYGERNDAQSLETLHAALDMGYNHFDTADMYGQGHNESLLGQFVSDIGSKRDDIVFASKFGIRRDPNDKYNLIIDNSKEYVKAACEASLKRMNLEALDIYYMHRRDPNVPIEEPMEALAELVKEGKIKAIGLSEVSADTLRRANQVHQVEALQSEYSLWSRDIETEILPACIDLGVQFIAYSPLGRGFLTGQISKEQIEQADVASDFRAKLPRFQKENIDTNLALVNKVEEISRELGCSTGQVALAWLLSRHENVHVIPGTKRVKYLRDNFAAQNVTLSDSIITSLDELFSRDNVAGERYPEAILAGTNL
- a CDS encoding HAD-IB family hydrolase encodes the protein MWQPNVIAQRPCAFFDVDNTLIDLKSMFSFADFLQDNALLVPAERFGAWRERLERLFAAQRPRSEINRFYYTLFEGVAVSAFAEAAQLWFTTLPKPDAYIKPAPLAALKALQQAGYNTILVSGSGYHLLAPFAALWQVSDVLCAPQQQKDGRYTGELDDLPSIGQGKAHFIAQFLCQHQISADACLAFGDDLSDFPMLGAVNKGFLVDPLAPTLIANQDVGYEVFTTISDQNCTFRQYVCH